A DNA window from Methanomassiliicoccus sp. contains the following coding sequences:
- a CDS encoding TATA-box-binding protein, with protein MENVVASATLGNELDLQALAMTLEKAEYEPEKFPGLIYRINDPKAALLLFKSGKVVCTGAKNSDQVHEAIGKLIKQLEKTGVTVADEPEIIVQNIVASANLGEELNLNAIAISFGLEQVEYEPEQFPGLVYRMNDPKIVILLFGSGRLVCTGGKTPKDIEVAVDKITAELRSNGLLR; from the coding sequence ATCGAGAACGTGGTGGCCTCCGCCACTTTGGGCAATGAGCTTGATCTGCAAGCGCTTGCTATGACCTTGGAAAAGGCGGAGTATGAGCCAGAAAAATTTCCGGGCCTTATCTACCGGATCAATGACCCCAAGGCAGCGCTCCTATTGTTCAAGAGCGGTAAGGTCGTCTGCACTGGGGCGAAAAACTCAGACCAGGTCCATGAGGCCATTGGTAAACTGATCAAACAGCTGGAGAAAACAGGCGTCACCGTTGCCGACGAACCGGAGATCATCGTCCAGAACATCGTGGCCTCCGCCAACCTGGGAGAAGAACTCAACCTGAACGCTATCGCCATCTCCTTCGGGTTGGAGCAGGTGGAGTACGAGCCGGAGCAGTTTCCTGGACTAGTATATCGCATGAACGATCCCAAGATCGTGATCCTGCTTTTCGGCTCAGGGAGATTGGTCTGCACCGGCGGGAAGACGCCGAAGGATATCGAGGTCGCTGTCGACAAGATCACAGCTGAACTGCGGTCCAATGGCCTGTTGAGATGA